Proteins co-encoded in one Paracoccus aestuarii genomic window:
- the ureG gene encoding urease accessory protein UreG has product MSHNGPLRVGIGGPVGAGKTTLTEQIARALAPRLSMAVITNDIYTREDAEALMRAQVLPAERIRGVETGGCPHTAIREDASINLAAIADLNAAFPDLDLVLIESGGDNLAATFSPELADLTIYVIDTAAGQDIPRKRGPGLARSDLLVVNKTDLAPHVGVDAALLESDARASRGTRPVVMAQLRHGAGVDQIVDFLIEQGGLTPA; this is encoded by the coding sequence ATGAGCCATAACGGCCCCCTCCGCGTCGGCATCGGCGGCCCCGTCGGCGCCGGCAAGACGACCCTGACCGAACAGATCGCCCGCGCCCTGGCCCCGCGCCTGTCCATGGCGGTGATCACCAACGACATCTATACCCGCGAGGATGCCGAGGCGCTGATGCGCGCCCAGGTCCTGCCCGCCGAGCGCATCAGGGGGGTGGAAACGGGCGGCTGCCCCCATACCGCCATCCGCGAGGATGCCAGCATCAACCTGGCCGCCATCGCCGACCTGAACGCGGCCTTCCCGGACCTGGATCTGGTGCTGATCGAATCGGGGGGCGACAACCTGGCCGCGACCTTCAGCCCGGAACTGGCGGACCTGACGATCTATGTGATCGACACGGCTGCGGGTCAGGACATCCCGCGCAAGCGCGGGCCCGGCCTTGCGCGCTCTGACCTGCTGGTGGTCAACAAGACCGACCTCGCGCCGCATGTGGGCGTGGACGCGGCGCTGCTCGAATCCGATGCGCGTGCCTCGCGCGGGACGCGGCCGGTGGTCATGGCGCAGCTGCGCCATGGCGCGGGCGTGGACCAGATCGTCGATTTCCTGATCGAGCAAGGCGGCCTGACCCCCGCCTAA